The following coding sequences lie in one Timaviella obliquedivisa GSE-PSE-MK23-08B genomic window:
- a CDS encoding DNA recombination-mediator protein A, with protein sequence MSQSVDLPRVDEFLQELAAIQQTSSKRIALLGTRHVPITHQHLIELMSYALVLAGNQLLTSGATGANSAAIRGAMRADPNLLTVILPQSLERQPRESREQLEQVIHLVENPGNDSLSLGEASALCNQEIVTRCQQLICFAFHDSTTLLKTCGDAEDQRKVVTLFYFD encoded by the coding sequence TTGAGTCAATCTGTAGATCTGCCTAGAGTTGATGAATTCTTGCAAGAACTGGCTGCAATCCAGCAAACTAGCTCAAAGCGTATCGCTTTGCTAGGAACGCGCCATGTTCCTATCACTCATCAACATCTCATTGAGCTTATGAGTTACGCGCTAGTTCTAGCTGGCAACCAGCTTCTAACATCGGGCGCAACTGGAGCTAATTCGGCTGCAATTCGGGGAGCCATGCGAGCTGACCCGAATTTGTTAACTGTCATTCTGCCTCAGAGTTTAGAGCGCCAACCCCGCGAGTCGCGCGAACAGTTAGAACAAGTTATACACTTAGTCGAAAACCCTGGGAATGACAGCTTATCTTTGGGAGAAGCCAGCGCCCTTTGCAATCAGGAAATTGTGACTCGATGTCAACAGTTGATCTGCTTTGCCTTTCATGACAGCACAACTCTTCTTAAAACCTGTGGGGATGCAGAAGATCAGCGCAAAGTCGTGACACTGTTCTATTTC